TCCAGTTTTATTTCAGTTTGGAAGCAGTGCCATACAACCCTTTATGGTACCCGATATTAGAAAAGTCCTTATATCAGATGACTGGAGAGTATTAAGACTACACTGATCCCAACCAGGATGATTAGAAACAGATTGTAGATTTGAGATACTGTGAACAAAGTATACTACCGGTATACAAATGATGGAACCTCTAGGTACTGGAAGATTATATGGAACATCAGAGTAAGCTCTGCTACAGATGGATGCACTGGTATTATTTTCATGGAGAAAAGTGTCAACCAAGACTTGAGTGCTTTCAATTTCACCTGCCTCATATCATGACCCCTGCTTCCTGAAAAGGTAGTCGTACAATGCAACAGAGTTGAGACAGAATGCACCGACTTCTTCAAAATCCTATTGTGTGACCACATCTCTATAGGTGAGTATATCAAATTATCCCAGGCCGTTGTGTTCATTTCCTGTAAAATGATTTAATGTCCTTGTTATGAATGATCATATCACTGACTTAAAGTTCAGGGCAGCAATGTGAACAGACGGAGTCCACCTGAGATTCCATCAGTTTGATAGTGCTCTCGTAAAACAACGCAAGAAAATAAAacatctattttatttattttggggaaaaaatacaaaaagtgAAAGTAAAAAAGCAACCCTTACGTTCACACTCTTTAAAGGCATTTTTCAATCTTTCAAGGCATCGCTTATAGCTTTCAACTTGAACTAGGCTTTTGAACTGTACACATAGTGAACGGACAAACAAAAACGCTATCTCGCTACCCATCACTTACACACGCTTAGCACCCTTTAAAAAGAGCCCAAAAGGCAACGGACACCCAGAGTCTCCAAAAGATTCAAAATGAATCAACAGTATCGGataatcttcatcatcatcaattCTCAAACCCAGAAGCTGCCTGCCTCTACATTTAAACGTAACAGATTACAACAGACACAAAAGGCAAATGGATTTTTACTTTCGTTCTATTCTTTTGAGAGAATTTTTAGTTGTGTGATGACCTGCCCCTAAGGCTTCTGTCTGAGGCAGGTGTGCATACACAGCAACCCAGttaattgtgtgtatgtgtatgtatgtatgtatgtatgtatgtatgtatgtatgtatgtatgtatgtatacatacatacacacacgctctagTTTAAGAATATGCGAAAAAGAAAAAAACTTGTCCGAGCTTGTGGTTCTGGTCTGCGTtgcagggggtgggggggttattATGAGGTTGTCCGAGCTTGTGGTTCTGGTCTGCGTTGCAGGGGGTGGGGGGTTATTATGAGGTTGTCCGAGCTTGTGGTTCTGGTCTGCGTTGCAGGGGGTGGGGGGTTATTATGAGGTTGTCCGAGCTTGTGGTTCTGGTCTGCGTTGCAGGGGGTGGGGGGTTATTATGAGGTTGTCCAAGCTTGTGGTTCTGGTCTGCGTTGCagggggttgggggggttatTATGAGGTTGCGCCGGGGGTGGGGTTGACATTCTGTGTGGAGAGCTGAGGAGCGACCTCGATGATTCGTGGTTTGTCGATGATGCGGGCGGTGCGGTTGCCCTTCTCCACGATGCCGATGATCCAGGCCTGGTGGCCCTCGCCGTATTTAGGAGATTTGATCTCAGCGCAGAAACGAGCTGCCTGCTCCCTGGGAAGACAGATCAACAGACCCCctacaggtagagagaggtgggtgATGATTATGTGTGTGAAAGACAAGCAAGACAGACAACAGACCGACAAAaacgcccagacacacacacacacacacacacctgatgtcTCAGGGCAGGTTCCGTGCATGAGTCCAAACATATTCCCGCAGGCCTTGGACACAGCTGCCATCTTGGCGAGCACGGGGAGGTTGTGGATGACGAACGACACCTCGCTACGCTGTTGCCGTGCCAATGTCTGGGCGTGGCCCAGGATCCCGAAGCCAGTGATGTCAGTGGCAGCGTGAGCATTGAAGGTGTGCATCAGACCAGCGGCTGTAGAGAGAAAAACAACGACATCAATATTTAAAATCACATTGGTCCAAACAATGGTAGAAGACAAGAGAGGAGCAGTAagagaaagaagggagggagAACAACTTGAGGACATGTACTTGGTCTGTCgagtcaggctgtgtgtgtgtgtgtttaagacaAATTAAAGCTAACTAATCGTATCAAATCGACAGCTTCATATAAATCACGCTTCATTGTCCTTCATGAGGAAAAGTCCAGCCTCAGTATTTTACACACGTGTGCATGTGTACCTGTCCTGTTGAGCCGGGCCATGTTCATCATGGCTTCCTGATAGGCCAGCTCTACATCCTCCTGAGTCACCACTAGCTTGATCTTATTCCACTTGTCAGgctgaaggacagacagacagacagacacacacacacacacaatatatacagtaccagtcaaaagttgacacacctactcaatcaagggttttcctttatttttactattttctacattatagaataatagtgaagacatcaacactataaaataacacatattgaatcatgtagtaaccaaaagtgttaatcaaaatatatttgagattcttcaaagtagccaccctttgccttgatgacagctttgcacactcttggcattctctaaaccagcttcatgaggaatgtttttccaacaatcttgaaggagttcccacatatgctgagcacttgtaggctgcatttccttcactctgcagtccaactcatccaaacccatctcaattgggttgaggtcgggtgattgtggaggccaggtcatctgatgcagcactccatcactctccttcttggtcaaatagcccttacacatcctggaggtgtgctggggtcattgtcctgttgaaaaacaaatgagagtgggactaagcacaaaccagatgggatggcgtattgctgccgaatgctgtggtagccatgctggttaagtgtgccttgaaatctaaataaatcactgacagtgtcaccagcaaagcaccccctcaccatcacacctcctcctccatgcttcacggtgggaaccacatgcagagatcatccgttcacctactgtgcgtttcacaaagacacagcggttggaacaaaaaatctcaattttggactgatcagaccaaaggacagatttccactggtctaatgtccattgcttgtgtttcttggcccaagcaagtctcttcttctatttggtgtcctttagtagtggtttctttacagaaattcgaccatgaaggcctgattcacgcagtctcctctgaacagttgatgttgagatgtgtctgttacttgaactcggaaaataatttatttgggctgcaatctgaggtgcagttaagtctaatgaacttatcatctgcagcagaggtaactcttggtcttcctttcctgtggcggtcctcgtgagagccagtttcgtcaTAATCGACAGCTTCATGGGTTTTGCAACTGcacctgaagaaactttcaagttcttgaaatattccggattcactgaccttcatgtcttaaagtaatgatggaatgtcgtttctcttcattattttagctgttcttgtcataatatggacttggtcttttaccaaatagggctatcttcggtataccacccctaccttgtcacaacacaactgattgaaggaaagaagttccacaaattaacaaggcacacttgttaactGAAATTgattccaggtgacttcctcatgaagcttgttgagagaatgccaagagtgtgtaaatctgtcatctaggcaaagtgtggatactttgaagaaactatttttatttgtttaagagttttttggttactacatgattccatatgtgttatttcatcattttgatgtcttcactattattctacaatgtagaaaattgtacaaataaataaaatggaaTGAAAATGGAATGAGTAAgtgtccaaacttatgactggtactgtacatacatacacagttcattcggaaagtattcagaccccttgactttatccacattttgttacgttacagctttttctaaaatgtattttttttatatataaaaaataaatcctcatcaatctacacacaatacccattaatcacaaagcaaaaataggtttgtatcatttttaaatgtattaaaataaaaaaactgaaataatacatttacataagtattcagaccatttactctgtactttgttgaagcacctttggcagcaattacagccttgactcTTCTTGCGTAGAATGCTACAAAGTTGGCACACCTGTtcatggggagtttctcccattcctctctgcagacactctcaagctgtcaggttggatggggagcgttactgcacatctattttcaggtctctccagagatgttcgattgggttcaagtccgggctctggctggatcactcaaggacattcagaaacatgtcccgaagccactcttgcattgtcttggctgtgtgcttagggtcgttgtcctgttggaaggtgaacctccgccccagtctgaggtcctgagcactctggagcaggttttcatcaagtatctctctgtactttgctccattcatctttgcctcgatcctgactagtctcccagtcccgacAGCTGAAAACATCCACACAGGATGAGGCttccacaaccatgcttcaccgtagggatggtggaaggttttctccagacggaacgtttggcattcaggccaaagagttcaatcttggtttcatcagaccagagaatcttgtttctcatggtctgagagtctttcggtgccttttggcaaactccaagcaggctgtcatgtgccttttactgaggagtgacttctgtctggccattctaccttaaaaggcctgattggtggagtgctgcagagatggttgtccttctggaaggttctcccatctccacagaggaactctggagctctgtcagagtgaccattgggttcttggtcacctccctgaccaaggcccttctgccccgattgctcagtttgaccaggcggccagctctaggttccaatcttcttccatttaagaatggaggccactgtgtacttggggaccttcaatgctgcagaaatattttggtacacttccccagatctgtgcctcgacacaattctgtctctgagctctacggacaatttctttcgACCTCAttccttggtttttgctctgacatgcactgtcaactgtgggaccttatatagacagatgtgtgcctttacaaatcatgtccaatcaattgaatttaccacaggtggactctaatcatgttgtagaaacatctcaaggatgataaatggaaacaggatccatctgagctcaattccgagtctcatagtaaagggtctgaatactcatgtaaataaggcataataatacatttgcaaattattatttttttaaatacagttttagctttgttgttatggggtattgtgggtagatttttcaattcaattttagaatatggctgtaacgtaacaaaatgtggaaaaagtaaaggggtctgaatactttccgaaggcactgtatacatacACATGACATTAGACCACTTTGAATGAATGAAAACCACCGATAAAGCTTTAACTGTACTGTAGAGGTTGATATTTTGGGACAAATACAGACACCTTGTTTGTTGACATTTTAGTGTTGAAGTTACAATATAGGCTATTAAATCAAATGAAAGGTGGTTTGTGTGTTGACACTTACGATGTCCAGCCACTGGTGTACAGCCACAGCCACCTGAGTCCCCAGAGGTTTGGTGAGCACCAACACATCTCCTGGCACTGCGTTATCTGGCCTGAGGGACAGCAGAGAACACATCAACATGATCAATTCTGATATCATGATCAATTCTGATATCATGACTATCACAACACAAAATACAGCTCACATGAACAAACTAGCAATAGTTCAGAGGCTTAAACAGAGAAcaagaacgagacagagagagcgaccgaGAGGGGGCAAGAGATGGACAAGAGGGTAGCTGTCTATGAGAGCGTTCTTACATGATGAACTCATTAGGTTGACAGACGGTGGTGGCCACACCCCCCATGACCACCCAGGGGTTAAGCACCGTCTGTCCCCCCGTCACAGACGTGCCTGCTTCCTCTGACGCGTCTTTGAAACCCTGGATGATCAGAGGCATCACCTTGTCCCGCTCCTGACAGGGGcatagagaaaagagagggaccaTTTAGTGGCTGGGTGCTACccattggtggtggtggtgtgtgtgagtgtgtgtgtgtcaatgcaaTTTACCTTTTCTGACAGTTTGTTACTGATCCCCAGTAGCATCAGCATGTTGTCACATTCCGTCACTCCCATGGCATACAGGTCACTTAGAACGTTGGCACACGCAATTCGCCCCTGCAGACAGTAAGGCATTATTGACATGATTtagaaacactacatgaccaaatgtaggtggagacctgctcgtcgaacgtctcattccaaaatcatgggcatttatatggagttggttcccccctttgctgctataacagcatctactcttctgggaaggctttccactagatgttggaacattgctgcgaggacttgcttcccattcagccacaagagcattagtgaggtcgggcgatATGGCGTGGCtcacagtctgcgttccaattcatcccaaaggtgttcaatggggtttaggtctgaggtcagggctctgtgcaagccattcaagttcttccacactgatctcgacaaaccatttctgtatggacctcgctttgtgcatcggggcattgtcatgctgaaacaggaaagggccttccccaaactgttgccacaaagttggaagcacagaatcatctagaatgtcattgtatgctgtagcgttaagatttccctttactgaaacaaaggggcctagcccgaaccaggaaaaacagccccagaccattattcctcctccaccaaactttacagttggcactatgcattggagcgggtagcgttctcctggcatccaccaaacccagatttgtctgtcagactgccagatggtgatacatcactccagagaacatgtttccactgctccagagtccaatatcggcgagctttacaccactccagccgacggtcTTGGAAACCCGATCTCATGAAGCTCcatagggaggtgaccaagaacccaatgatcactgacagagctccagagttcctctgtgtagatggaagaaccttccagaaggacaaccatctctacagcactccaccaatcaggcctttacggtagagttgccagacagaagccactcctcagtaaaaggcacatgacagcccgcttggagtttgccaaaaggcacctaaaggactctcagaccatgagtaacaagattctctggtctgatgaaaccaagattgaactctttggcctgaatgccaagcgtcacctctggatgaaacctggcaccatcgctacggtgaagcatcgtggtggcagcatcatgctgtgggaatgttttcagcggcagggaactgggagactagtcaggatcgagggcaagatgaatgaagcaaagtacagagagatccttgatgaaaacctgctccagagtgctcaggacctcagactggggtgacggttcatctaccaacaggacaacaaccttaagcacacagccacgaCAACGCAGAAGTGACTGAAtgtctgagtggcccagccagagcccggacttgaaccggatCGAACCTctcggagagacctgaaaatagctgtgcagcgacgctccccatccaacctgacagagcttgagaggctctgcagagaagaatgggagaaactccccaaatacaggtgtgccaaccttgtagcgtcgtacccaagaagacccgaggctgtaatcactgccaaaggtgcttcaacaaagtactgagtaaaggctctgcatacttatataaatgtgatatttcccgtttttcatttttaatacatttgtctaaaaacctgtttttgcttcgtcattatggggtattttatgtagattgaggggggaaaacgatttaatccattttagaaaaaggctataacgtaacacaatgtgaaaaaagtcaagaggtctgaataacTTTCAGAATTCACTGTATATGATATTCACAGGACCTAAAGCATGTGGTATAGCTGAAAACATTAACACAAAGAGTGGTACAGAATGAAAACATACCATCATATAGGGGTCGTCCACTATGGGGTAGATGTAGTCTGTTGTCTGGACGAGAGAAAGGCCTCCGTGTCGGAGGGGGATGACACAGGTGTCCATACCAATGCCTGCATAGAACAGAGTtattattaaactgtaaaagtTATCTTAAGAATGGATGTGATTAAAGTGCATATGTGTATGTGTTCATACCAAGTCTGGGCATGACAGCCCCAAGGAACTGTTCATCCTCCTGATAGTGGTTCTCCTGCAGGGCTTCTAGAAGCTTCTGTAGCACATCCTGGGGCACCTAGGGAATAACAAGCAGATTACCTTAGAAGTACAAGTCAAGCATAATCGTAATCATCCTAATGTTAACATTTGTAGTGCTTCTCACACTCATCACAGTTTACATTTTATAGttatgaacataaagtaaatgtctGCTCATTGCTCCCAAACATTATTTAATATTGAAGCTAGGGATTCAGCAAGTAATATTCGTAAGCAGCAAAGACTGAGTGGACATTATCATTCTATTTAATGCCATTATACCAGTAGGCAGTCTTAGATGTTGCCTAATAACTCTCTCTTTACAGCGCCAGGGGCGTAGAAAAACCCACCTTGCAGCCCGTTCCTTTGAGCTCAGTGAAGCGTGTGAGTCTGAAGCTCTTGTCTAGCTCGTAGCTCTCTGGGTTAAACGACTCTCTGACAGACATGGCTGGAAACACTTTGGGATCTCAGTCAATAACCTGAGG
The Salmo salar chromosome ssa16, Ssal_v3.1, whole genome shotgun sequence DNA segment above includes these coding regions:
- the LOC106573416 gene encoding selenide, water dikinase 1, encoding MSVRESFNPESYELDKSFRLTRFTELKGTGCKVPQDVLQKLLEALQENHYQEDEQFLGAVMPRLGIGMDTCVIPLRHGGLSLVQTTDYIYPIVDDPYMMGRIACANVLSDLYAMGVTECDNMLMLLGISNKLSEKERDKVMPLIIQGFKDASEEAGTSVTGGQTVLNPWVVMGGVATTVCQPNEFIMPDNAVPGDVLVLTKPLGTQVAVAVHQWLDIPDKWNKIKLVVTQEDVELAYQEAMMNMARLNRTAAGLMHTFNAHAATDITGFGILGHAQTLARQQRSEVSFVIHNLPVLAKMAAVSKACGNMFGLMHGTCPETSGGLLICLPREQAARFCAEIKSPKYGEGHQAWIIGIVEKGNRTARIIDKPRIIEVAPQLSTQNVNPTPGATS